A genomic region of Thermotoga sp. Ku-13t contains the following coding sequences:
- a CDS encoding folylpolyglutamate synthase/dihydrofolate synthase family protein, which produces MNYLQMLEYLYKERPSGKITLGLERISRLCEMLENPQNSFRSVHITGTNGKGSVTKLLSNLMIEHGFQTGGYYSPHLSTFKERILVNERFVPDELYSECFEQVQKFARIMDEQGETNKPSFFEFTTAMAFCIFQRLNVRTAAIEVGLGGRFDATNVLKSDVAVIVTVDYDHMHILGDTLEKIAFEKAGIVKDSIPTVCGETKPGPVEVIKGVCRERHSELHLFSKDFAFENTEMKLNENRFDFKGLKDFRALELSLNGEHQFLNAAVALQAFLLFAERVGFEVKEDAVRSALKKTTHPGRFEVIEGKPRYIFDGAHNAPAAASLKKTIETYLKGEKLAGLVGVLDDKDKVGVLSQLGPLLERLMITRVISHRSVKPEETYEIAKQFNRNVSFEPDPIKALETLKQEGWPTIIITGSLYLVGYIRDYVLDGKLEPEWSIVR; this is translated from the coding sequence ATGAATTATCTCCAGATGCTCGAATACCTTTACAAAGAGAGACCTTCAGGAAAGATCACCCTGGGACTCGAGAGGATCAGCAGGCTGTGCGAGATGCTTGAAAATCCTCAGAACAGTTTTCGCAGCGTTCACATCACGGGGACCAACGGAAAAGGATCCGTCACCAAACTCTTGAGTAACCTGATGATAGAACACGGTTTTCAAACTGGCGGTTATTACTCGCCACACCTTTCAACGTTCAAAGAGAGAATTCTTGTGAACGAAAGGTTCGTGCCGGACGAACTGTACTCGGAATGTTTCGAGCAAGTACAGAAATTTGCTCGGATCATGGACGAACAGGGGGAGACGAACAAACCCAGTTTCTTCGAATTCACAACGGCGATGGCATTCTGCATCTTTCAAAGGTTGAACGTTAGAACGGCCGCAATAGAAGTCGGTCTCGGTGGGAGGTTCGATGCGACGAACGTTTTGAAGAGCGATGTGGCCGTCATAGTCACGGTGGATTACGATCACATGCACATCCTCGGTGACACTCTGGAGAAGATCGCTTTCGAGAAAGCCGGCATCGTGAAAGATTCGATCCCGACGGTGTGTGGTGAGACTAAACCAGGACCTGTCGAAGTGATCAAGGGCGTTTGTAGGGAAAGGCACAGCGAGCTTCATCTTTTTAGTAAAGACTTCGCTTTCGAGAACACCGAAATGAAGCTCAACGAGAACAGATTCGATTTCAAAGGTTTGAAAGACTTCAGAGCCCTGGAGCTCTCGCTCAACGGTGAGCACCAGTTTCTGAACGCCGCGGTGGCACTCCAGGCGTTCTTGCTGTTCGCTGAAAGGGTCGGTTTCGAAGTCAAGGAAGATGCTGTTCGAAGCGCACTGAAGAAGACGACTCATCCCGGGAGGTTCGAAGTCATCGAAGGAAAGCCGAGGTACATTTTCGATGGGGCACACAATGCACCGGCTGCGGCGAGTCTGAAAAAGACCATCGAAACGTACCTGAAAGGTGAAAAACTTGCGGGACTCGTCGGTGTACTGGATGATAAGGACAAAGTCGGGGTGCTCTCGCAGCTTGGTCCATTGCTTGAAAGGTTGATGATAACGCGCGTGATCTCTCACCGTTCTGTGAAACCTGAAGAAACTTACGAGATAGCGAAACAGTTCAACAGGAACGTTTCGTTCGAACCGGATCCCATCAAAGCCCTGGAGACGCTAAAGCAAGAGGGCTGGCCGACGATAATAATAACAGGTTCACTGTACCTCGTCGGTTACATAAGGGACTACGTTCTGGACGGAAAACTGGAACCAGAATGGTCGATCGTGAGGTGA
- the rplU gene encoding 50S ribosomal protein L21, with product MYAIIETGGKQYRVSEGDIVAVEKLPQAEGEPVVFDRVVHVSTDQGVKIGQPYVEGCSVQGIVMKHEKARKVMSIRYRPKKNVRRRRGHRQWYTLVRIEKINVGEGS from the coding sequence GTGTACGCGATCATCGAAACTGGCGGAAAACAGTACCGTGTCAGTGAAGGTGACATCGTGGCGGTAGAGAAACTGCCGCAGGCAGAGGGTGAACCGGTCGTGTTCGACCGTGTGGTTCACGTCTCTACAGACCAGGGAGTCAAGATAGGTCAGCCTTATGTCGAAGGCTGCAGCGTTCAAGGCATCGTGATGAAGCACGAGAAAGCCCGAAAGGTGATGTCGATAAGGTACCGGCCAAAGAAGAACGTTCGAAGAAGGCGTGGACACAGACAGTGGTACACTCTAGTCAGGATCGAAAAGATCAACGTTGGTGAGGGCTCGTGA
- the dnaG gene encoding DNA primase, with protein MVNRELIERIKKSIDIVELVSQYVSLQKVGSSYRGLCPFHTEKTPSFFVNPDLKLYHCFGCGAAGDAIKFLQEIEHISFQEALERLAKMAGIELKVSPGRSEKDVYVEYLARVFAEYRKHFEQHRPIVEYLIRRGFSEEEVRSFEFGFSPQNSRIAQRVARAMSLPDEKALQYGLYRPNTGIDLFENRLILPIRDENGKIIAFAGRSLDDREPKYMNSPETKFFSKKTVLFMLDKAKKAIKSLDFAVICEGYFDALAFHRAGVTNAVAVLGTSLTREHIMKLMPLTKNVILSLDNDDAGVKATLRSLKVLLEASFDVAILRLPEKDPDDVYKKYGPEFLKKLLSESIPFEDYLAEVYERFFNISTSAGLEKYIGTLKIWAQILLRDRRMDRYEKLVEAVSKRTRLSTAQVGEMFRLQSKPVTPIVEATLPNEEDYIVYLYITHEELRNEIDEIDPQFLSERTKRLLSFLRENRDLSELDTDLREYAFRVLAKIPEGDPNKMLSDVKRRFARKVVERELSQIDSKLSSCRDDEERVLLLKRRLELVSRLRSLGGDRGGT; from the coding sequence ATGGTGAACAGGGAACTCATAGAAAGGATCAAAAAGTCCATCGACATCGTCGAGCTCGTTTCCCAGTACGTTTCTCTACAAAAGGTAGGTTCCAGCTACAGGGGGTTATGCCCGTTTCACACTGAAAAGACCCCGTCTTTTTTCGTGAATCCAGACCTGAAGTTGTACCACTGTTTTGGTTGCGGGGCGGCTGGCGATGCGATCAAGTTCCTTCAGGAAATAGAGCACATCTCTTTCCAGGAAGCTCTAGAAAGGCTCGCCAAAATGGCGGGAATAGAGCTCAAAGTATCTCCAGGTCGTTCGGAAAAAGACGTCTACGTAGAATACCTCGCGAGGGTTTTCGCAGAGTACAGGAAACATTTCGAACAGCACAGGCCCATCGTTGAGTACCTCATCAGGAGGGGATTTTCCGAGGAAGAGGTGAGGTCTTTCGAATTCGGTTTCAGCCCCCAGAATTCCCGTATCGCCCAAAGGGTGGCACGGGCCATGTCCCTGCCGGACGAGAAAGCGTTGCAGTATGGGCTCTACAGACCGAACACGGGTATAGACCTCTTTGAAAACAGATTGATACTACCCATAAGGGACGAGAACGGCAAAATAATTGCCTTCGCAGGCAGGAGCTTAGATGATCGAGAACCCAAGTACATGAACTCTCCTGAGACGAAGTTTTTCTCAAAAAAGACTGTTTTGTTCATGCTGGATAAGGCAAAGAAGGCCATCAAATCTCTGGATTTTGCTGTGATCTGCGAAGGTTACTTCGACGCCCTGGCTTTCCACAGGGCCGGTGTGACCAACGCGGTTGCGGTTCTCGGCACCAGTTTGACGAGGGAACACATAATGAAGCTCATGCCTCTGACGAAGAACGTGATTCTGAGTTTAGACAACGACGATGCAGGTGTCAAGGCGACGTTGAGATCTTTGAAAGTTCTGCTCGAGGCTTCTTTTGACGTTGCGATCCTGAGGTTGCCTGAAAAGGACCCAGACGATGTCTACAAGAAATACGGGCCTGAGTTCTTGAAAAAGCTCCTTTCAGAGTCGATTCCTTTCGAGGATTACCTAGCGGAGGTCTATGAGAGATTCTTCAACATCTCAACCAGCGCGGGTCTTGAAAAATACATCGGCACACTCAAAATCTGGGCTCAGATCCTTCTGAGAGACAGGAGGATGGACAGGTACGAAAAACTTGTTGAAGCCGTTTCAAAAAGGACAAGGCTTTCTACAGCGCAAGTAGGTGAGATGTTCAGACTCCAGAGCAAGCCGGTCACACCGATCGTTGAGGCCACACTCCCGAACGAAGAAGACTACATAGTTTATCTGTACATAACGCATGAAGAATTGAGGAACGAGATCGATGAGATAGATCCACAGTTCCTTTCCGAGAGAACGAAAAGGTTGTTATCCTTCTTGCGCGAAAACAGGGATCTGTCGGAGCTGGATACGGACTTGAGAGAATACGCGTTCAGAGTGCTGGCAAAGATACCTGAAGGCGATCCAAACAAAATGCTGAGCGACGTGAAAAGGCGTTTTGCGAGAAAAGTTGTTGAAAGAGAATTGTCACAAATTGACAGTAAACTGTCTTCCTGTCGGGACGACGAAGAACGTGTCCTCCTTTTGAAAAGGCGGCTTGAGCTGGTTTCCCGACTCAGATCACTTGGAGGTGATCGAGGTGGAACCTGA
- the rpoD gene encoding RNA polymerase sigma factor RpoD — protein MIEVEPEKEKVVEQEEKALHDEKEEKPAKVLSPEEIEKKIKNLIRLGKRKGFITYDDIDRAFPPDYDGFDSSLIERIYEELEKNKITIQDSEPESLDEIESEVEGISAMEEEGPEVYDNVSLKDPIKMYLREIGKIPLLTPSQERELARRAQMGNERAKKKLIESNLRLVVSIAKRYIGRGLSFLDLIQEGNIGLLKAVEKFDWRKGYKFSTYATWWIRQAITRAIADQARTIRIPVHMVETINKLNRVSREYYQKYGEQPTVEELAKLMNKPVEKIEEVLQASRETVSLESPVGEDEDSVMGDFIADESIASPKKEAMRMLIREELEKVLKTLNPREAMVLKMRYGLLDGKAKTLEEVGQYFNVTRERIRQIEVKALRKLRHPSRSKYLKSLITLLDDHEK, from the coding sequence GTGATCGAGGTGGAACCTGAAAAGGAAAAGGTGGTGGAGCAAGAAGAAAAGGCGCTCCACGATGAAAAAGAAGAAAAACCCGCCAAGGTACTCAGTCCGGAGGAGATAGAGAAAAAGATCAAGAACCTCATCAGGCTCGGTAAGAGGAAAGGATTCATCACCTACGATGATATAGATCGTGCCTTTCCGCCAGATTACGACGGTTTCGATTCTTCATTGATCGAAAGGATCTACGAAGAACTGGAGAAGAACAAAATAACGATCCAGGACTCCGAGCCGGAGTCTCTTGACGAGATCGAGTCTGAGGTTGAAGGCATCTCGGCCATGGAAGAGGAAGGTCCCGAAGTTTACGACAACGTGTCGCTCAAAGATCCGATAAAGATGTACCTGAGAGAGATCGGGAAGATACCGTTGCTCACACCGTCACAGGAAAGGGAACTCGCGAGGCGCGCCCAGATGGGAAACGAGAGAGCCAAGAAGAAGCTCATCGAATCCAACCTGCGTTTGGTGGTGAGTATAGCCAAGCGTTACATAGGCCGTGGCCTATCTTTCCTTGACCTCATTCAGGAGGGCAACATCGGCTTACTCAAAGCTGTGGAAAAGTTCGACTGGAGGAAGGGTTACAAGTTCAGTACCTATGCAACCTGGTGGATCAGGCAGGCGATCACACGCGCGATCGCCGATCAGGCGAGGACTATAAGGATCCCGGTGCACATGGTCGAGACGATCAACAAGCTGAACAGGGTGAGCAGGGAGTACTATCAGAAATACGGTGAACAGCCAACGGTGGAAGAGCTCGCCAAGCTGATGAACAAACCCGTGGAAAAGATCGAAGAAGTGCTGCAGGCGTCCCGTGAAACCGTTTCTCTGGAGTCTCCGGTTGGTGAAGACGAAGATTCCGTAATGGGAGACTTCATCGCCGACGAAAGCATAGCCTCTCCCAAGAAGGAAGCCATGAGGATGCTCATTAGGGAAGAGCTGGAAAAGGTTCTGAAGACCCTGAACCCCAGAGAAGCGATGGTGCTGAAGATGCGCTACGGGTTGCTCGATGGCAAGGCCAAAACGCTTGAAGAGGTCGGGCAGTACTTCAACGTGACCAGGGAAAGGATAAGGCAGATTGAAGTGAAGGCTTTGAGAAAGTTGAGGCACCCTTCCAGGAGCAAGTACCTGAAGTCTTTGATAACCCTCCTTGATGACCACGAGAAGTGA
- the rplM gene encoding 50S ribosomal protein L13, translated as MARPLPIQKTTIVRNAGGKWYLVDASGKVLGRLASQIAKYLMGKNEPTFFPGVDNGNYVVVINADKVVLTGKKLDQKIYYRHSNYPGGLKMQTARQLLQTHPERLIYLAVKRMLPKKALGDRYLKRLKVYASDKHPHEAQKPVPIEI; from the coding sequence ATGGCACGCCCTTTACCGATACAGAAAACCACGATTGTGAGGAATGCTGGAGGAAAATGGTATCTGGTCGATGCATCCGGAAAAGTGTTGGGTAGGCTTGCGAGCCAGATAGCCAAGTATTTGATGGGAAAGAACGAACCAACGTTCTTCCCAGGCGTTGACAACGGCAACTACGTGGTGGTCATCAACGCGGACAAGGTCGTCCTGACCGGTAAGAAACTCGATCAGAAGATCTATTACCGCCACAGCAATTATCCAGGTGGATTAAAGATGCAGACGGCGAGACAACTGCTCCAGACACATCCTGAAAGGTTGATATATCTGGCAGTGAAAAGGATGTTGCCCAAGAAGGCACTTGGAGACAGGTATCTGAAAAGACTCAAGGTGTACGCTTCTGATAAACACCCCCACGAAGCTCAAAAGCCTGTGCCGATCGAAATATGA
- the rpsI gene encoding 30S ribosomal protein S9, translating to MAVVAEQVIYHGVGRRKTSVARVYLKPGNGKLIINDKEYSDAEEYFKDTVRARHAMEPLVVTNMVGKFDVMINVRGGGLSGQAGAVRLGLARALVQFDEGLRPTLREKGMLTRDPRMVERKKYGLKKARRAPQYSKR from the coding sequence ATGGCTGTCGTTGCTGAGCAGGTCATTTACCATGGCGTTGGTAGAAGGAAAACTTCCGTCGCCCGTGTATATCTGAAACCTGGTAATGGAAAGCTCATCATAAACGACAAAGAATACTCAGACGCAGAAGAGTATTTTAAAGACACGGTGAGAGCCAGGCACGCAATGGAACCGCTCGTTGTGACGAACATGGTTGGAAAGTTCGACGTGATGATCAACGTCAGGGGTGGAGGACTTTCCGGACAGGCTGGTGCAGTGAGGTTGGGGCTTGCCAGGGCGCTCGTGCAGTTCGATGAGGGTTTGAGACCAACGTTGAGAGAGAAAGGCATGCTCACGAGAGATCCGAGGATGGTGGAGAGGAAGAAGTACGGATTGAAGAAAGCCCGCAGGGCTCCTCAGTACTCCAAGAGATGA
- a CDS encoding ribosomal-processing cysteine protease Prp has product MIKARFTLVNGHYVSFSFEGHSEFDAKGRDIVCAAISALAQHTARMLAEHCGAIVEKGSARLKVELAQPNELSDLLIEELYRSVDNIKSQYPQNLSVEVKINENRHTVVRS; this is encoded by the coding sequence GTGATAAAGGCGAGGTTCACTTTGGTGAACGGCCACTACGTCTCTTTCTCTTTTGAAGGTCACAGCGAATTCGATGCCAAGGGAAGAGACATCGTTTGTGCGGCCATCAGCGCACTCGCACAGCACACGGCAAGAATGCTCGCCGAACACTGTGGCGCCATCGTTGAAAAGGGATCAGCAAGGTTGAAAGTAGAATTGGCTCAGCCGAACGAACTGTCGGATCTTTTGATCGAAGAGCTATATCGAAGCGTTGATAACATCAAATCGCAGTACCCACAAAACTTGTCGGTGGAGGTGAAGATCAATGAAAATCGACATACAGTTGTTCGGTCGTAG
- the rpmA gene encoding 50S ribosomal protein L27, with translation MKIDIQLFGRRKSGSIGNRDSNPKYLGVKVGNGQLVRAGNIIVRQRGTKIHPGENVGCGRDFTLFALKDGIVKFYERRNRKFVKVIPQEQ, from the coding sequence ATGAAAATCGACATACAGTTGTTCGGTCGTAGGAAGAGCGGCTCGATAGGTAACAGGGACAGCAATCCGAAGTACCTTGGAGTGAAGGTTGGAAACGGTCAGTTGGTCAGGGCTGGTAACATAATCGTGAGGCAGAGAGGGACCAAGATCCATCCGGGAGAGAACGTAGGTTGCGGTAGGGATTTCACACTCTTTGCTCTCAAAGATGGGATTGTTAAGTTTTACGAGAGAAGGAACAGAAAGTTCGTAAAGGTCATTCCACAGGAACAATGA
- a CDS encoding valine--tRNA ligase — MDLGTRYAPEKIERKWYEFWLNKGYFTPTGIGEPFVIVIPPPNITGRIHMGHALNITLQDILVRYKRMRGYDTLWVPGEDHAGIATQNAVEKYLASQGLNREQLGREKFLEVVWDWAKKYRKEIRQQIETLGASVDWTRERFTLDEGLSRAVRKVFVELYKRGLIYRGKYMVNWCPRCKTVLADDEVEHEETQGKLYYIKYPLLDSHDYIVVATTRPETMLGDTAVAVNPKDERYRHLIGKKAILPLVGRELQIVADEYVDPEFGTGAVKITPAHDPNDFEVAKRHNLPLVDIFDDNAVVNENGGKYKGLDRYRAREAIVADLEAEGYLLKVENIVHSIGHCYRCETVVEPRLMDQWFVRMKPLAEKAIEAVETGEVKFVPERWKKVYLHWMYNVRDWCISRQLWWGHRIPVWYCENCGETIVEEEEPKVCPRCGSNHLKQDEDVLDTWFSSALWPFSTLGWPEETDDLKRYYPTTVLVTGFDIIFFWVARMIMMGYHFMGEKPFSYVYIHQLIRDKFGRKMSKSLGNGIDPIDMAEKYGTDPVRFTLAILAAQGVDIKLDERYFDTYRKFANKIWNASRFVLMNLEGFEPIELDELDIADRWILSRLQKTTRTVTEALESYDFNVAAKALYDFFWDEFCDWYIECAKPRLSFEARKVVQNVLVKVLDVSFRLLHPFMPFLSEELWQKLPIARESIVIAPWPEVEDSLIDEEAEKSFSTIQQIVRGVRNIRAELNVPPRQPLQLLVVGRPLSSEEELYVKKLAFVERIEHVPRKPEKCATAFVSGEIHVYVNVEGMNIKEEIKRLEKNISKLEEDRQWLQRKLSDENFLTRAPEDAINEAKQKLSQVEERLKILRQIKEDLS; from the coding sequence ATGGACCTCGGTACCCGATACGCTCCCGAAAAGATCGAAAGAAAATGGTACGAATTCTGGCTGAACAAGGGTTACTTCACCCCGACAGGTATCGGAGAACCTTTCGTCATAGTCATTCCGCCTCCGAACATCACCGGGCGCATCCACATGGGACACGCGCTCAACATAACCCTGCAGGATATACTCGTCCGCTACAAGAGGATGAGAGGTTACGATACCCTATGGGTTCCTGGGGAAGACCATGCTGGTATAGCGACGCAGAACGCCGTCGAGAAATACCTTGCCTCACAGGGTTTGAACCGTGAACAACTGGGCAGGGAAAAGTTCCTGGAAGTCGTGTGGGACTGGGCGAAGAAGTATAGAAAAGAGATCAGACAGCAGATAGAAACGCTCGGTGCCTCGGTGGACTGGACGAGGGAAAGGTTCACCCTGGACGAGGGTCTTTCCCGCGCCGTGAGGAAAGTTTTCGTCGAGCTCTACAAACGGGGTTTGATCTACAGGGGTAAATACATGGTGAACTGGTGTCCCAGGTGCAAGACGGTGCTGGCGGACGACGAGGTCGAGCACGAAGAGACTCAGGGAAAACTCTACTACATCAAGTATCCGCTGCTGGACTCACACGATTACATCGTGGTGGCCACCACCCGCCCGGAGACGATGCTGGGCGACACCGCCGTCGCCGTGAATCCGAAAGATGAAAGATACAGGCACTTGATAGGTAAGAAGGCGATACTGCCACTGGTGGGCCGTGAACTGCAGATCGTTGCGGATGAATACGTTGATCCAGAATTCGGCACGGGCGCGGTGAAGATCACACCCGCCCACGATCCAAACGATTTCGAAGTGGCGAAACGGCACAACCTGCCGCTGGTGGACATCTTTGACGACAACGCCGTGGTGAACGAGAACGGAGGAAAATACAAAGGTCTCGACAGATACAGAGCGAGGGAAGCCATAGTTGCAGACCTCGAAGCGGAAGGTTATCTGCTCAAGGTTGAAAACATAGTCCACTCCATTGGTCACTGCTACAGGTGTGAAACGGTGGTGGAACCGAGGCTCATGGACCAGTGGTTCGTCAGAATGAAACCTCTTGCGGAAAAAGCGATCGAAGCGGTTGAAACCGGTGAAGTCAAATTCGTACCAGAAAGATGGAAGAAGGTCTATCTGCACTGGATGTACAACGTGAGAGATTGGTGCATAAGCAGACAGCTCTGGTGGGGTCACAGGATTCCCGTCTGGTACTGCGAAAACTGTGGAGAAACGATTGTCGAGGAAGAAGAACCAAAGGTGTGTCCACGCTGCGGTTCGAACCATCTGAAACAGGACGAAGACGTGCTCGATACGTGGTTCTCTTCGGCGCTCTGGCCGTTCTCAACGCTCGGATGGCCTGAAGAAACGGACGATCTCAAGAGGTATTACCCCACCACGGTACTGGTCACAGGTTTCGACATCATCTTCTTCTGGGTCGCACGGATGATCATGATGGGCTATCACTTCATGGGTGAGAAACCCTTCAGTTACGTCTACATCCACCAGCTGATTCGCGACAAATTTGGACGGAAGATGAGCAAATCTCTGGGTAACGGTATAGACCCGATAGACATGGCGGAGAAGTACGGTACAGATCCTGTCCGGTTCACGCTCGCCATCCTCGCTGCCCAGGGAGTCGACATAAAACTGGACGAGAGGTACTTCGACACGTACAGAAAGTTTGCAAACAAAATCTGGAACGCCTCCAGGTTCGTTCTCATGAACCTCGAGGGGTTCGAACCCATCGAACTGGATGAGCTCGATATCGCAGACAGATGGATCCTTTCGAGGCTCCAGAAAACAACACGAACGGTCACAGAGGCTCTGGAAAGTTACGATTTCAACGTCGCCGCCAAAGCTCTGTACGATTTCTTCTGGGACGAGTTCTGCGATTGGTACATCGAGTGTGCAAAACCGAGGCTGTCTTTCGAAGCGAGGAAAGTCGTTCAAAACGTACTGGTCAAGGTCCTCGACGTGAGCTTCAGGTTGCTGCATCCCTTCATGCCGTTCCTATCCGAAGAACTCTGGCAGAAACTCCCCATCGCGAGAGAATCGATCGTGATCGCTCCGTGGCCGGAAGTTGAAGACAGTCTCATCGATGAAGAGGCGGAGAAATCCTTCTCAACCATCCAGCAGATCGTCAGAGGCGTGAGGAACATCCGTGCGGAACTGAACGTGCCACCCAGGCAACCGCTCCAACTTCTTGTCGTTGGAAGGCCGCTTTCGAGTGAAGAGGAACTCTACGTCAAGAAGCTGGCTTTCGTTGAACGAATTGAACACGTTCCCAGAAAGCCAGAAAAATGCGCGACTGCTTTCGTGTCCGGCGAGATTCATGTCTATGTGAACGTGGAAGGTATGAACATCAAAGAAGAGATCAAAAGACTCGAAAAGAACATCTCGAAGCTCGAAGAAGACAGACAATGGCTTCAGAGAAAACTGTCGGACGAAAACTTCCTGACGCGAGCACCAGAAGATGCCATCAATGAAGCGAAACAGAAGCTGTCCCAGGTGGAAGAAAGGCTGAAGATTTTGAGACAGATAAAGGAGGATCTCTCATGA
- a CDS encoding PhoH family protein, protein MVVVLGQYDNRLRFLKKRFPVSIDVSDKRIIVAGNDETAVEIVENIIAQVIAAARKGYVLDWQEFEALVSFYSDSAKAVDVPQPSPLVGRIRPKTKGQSEYIEAMKKYDVVFVIGPAGTGKTYLAVAMALDYLKNGLVQRIVLTRPAVEAGEKLGFLPGDLVEKVDPYLRPIYDAILDMISADKFYTYRQRGIIEIAPLAFMRGRTLNNCFIILDEAQNATHQQMKMFLTRIGFNSKAVITGDVTQVDIDRQQSGLIECEKILKGIDGIGFVYLSDADVVRHPVVRNIIKAYEEYERKKNGSDK, encoded by the coding sequence ATGGTTGTTGTGCTCGGTCAGTACGACAACAGGTTGAGATTTTTGAAGAAGCGTTTCCCCGTGAGCATCGACGTTTCAGACAAAAGGATCATAGTGGCTGGCAACGATGAGACAGCTGTTGAAATCGTTGAGAACATCATAGCTCAGGTGATCGCTGCTGCGAGAAAGGGTTATGTCCTGGACTGGCAGGAATTCGAAGCTTTGGTGAGTTTCTACTCAGATTCAGCGAAAGCTGTGGATGTACCACAACCTTCGCCCCTGGTTGGAAGGATTAGACCCAAGACTAAGGGCCAATCTGAGTACATCGAGGCAATGAAGAAGTACGACGTGGTCTTTGTGATAGGTCCAGCTGGAACTGGCAAAACTTATTTGGCGGTGGCCATGGCCCTGGATTATCTGAAGAACGGCCTGGTTCAGCGCATCGTTCTGACCAGACCTGCGGTCGAAGCCGGTGAAAAGCTGGGTTTTCTTCCGGGGGATCTGGTTGAGAAGGTGGATCCGTACCTCAGGCCCATTTACGATGCCATTCTGGATATGATCTCCGCTGACAAGTTCTACACCTACAGGCAGAGGGGTATCATAGAGATAGCCCCGTTGGCGTTCATGAGGGGAAGAACGCTGAACAATTGTTTCATCATTCTGGACGAAGCCCAGAATGCGACACACCAGCAGATGAAGATGTTCCTGACGCGCATAGGTTTCAACTCCAAGGCCGTGATTACCGGGGATGTGACACAGGTGGACATAGACAGGCAGCAGTCCGGACTGATCGAGTGCGAGAAGATACTGAAAGGCATCGATGGTATAGGTTTTGTGTACCTGAGCGATGCTGACGTGGTCAGACACCCGGTCGTGAGGAACATAATAAAAGCCTACGAAGAGTACGAGAGGAAAAAGAATGGCTCCGATAAGTGA